The bacterium genome window below encodes:
- a CDS encoding transposase, with the protein MGESFGGIGVTDDYAAYKTMFSEHQLCWAHLLRKMIKLALQNPDEPAYKKFSMTSVRSTAMLASHAMLAGSRPAKRRSWQLRSLLILPTRRRRSVGGTVATASEVLCTRHEETIVSQATSNQPLTSDSTKTFILLQRKLVGNVDGLFVFVSHPEVELTNNISERNVRREADSQRSPHEQD; encoded by the coding sequence TTGGGAGAATCGTTCGGTGGCATTGGCGTGACGGATGACTATGCGGCGTATAAGACGATGTTTAGCGAGCATCAACTTTGCTGGGCCCATCTGCTTCGCAAGATGATCAAGCTGGCTTTGCAAAACCCCGACGAACCAGCGTACAAGAAGTTTTCGATGACTTCTGTCAGATCTACAGCGATGCTTGCGAGTCACGCCATGCTCGCCGGATCGAGGCCAGCGAAGAGAAGGAGTTGGCAACTACGCTCACTACTGATCTTGCCAACACGCCGCCGTCGAAGCGTTGGTGGAACGGTTGCAACCGCGAGTGAAGTCCTTTGCACGCGTCACGAAGAAACGATCGTGTCGCAGGCCACGTCCAACCAACCGTTGACTTCGGATTCCACCAAAACGTTTATCCTTCTCCAACGCAAACTCGTCGGGAACGTCGATGGCTTGTTCGTTTTCGTCTCGCATCCAGAAGTGGAGCTGACGAACAACATCAGCGAACGCAACGTGCGTCGAGAAGCAGATTCGCAAAGGAGCCCGCACGAGCAAGACTGA